TACGAACGGCATTACGAGCGGTTTTTGCATAATAACGGTTATGCAATTTCCTTTTTTCTGTTTGACGAATTCTTTTAATGGATGATTTATGATTTGCCATCTCAATCTGATTTTTTATAATTCTGTAAAAAGTTTAGTAGCCCATAGGGGAGTCGAACCCCTCTTTCAAGAATGAAAATCTTGCGTCCTAACCGATAGACGAATGGGCCATTGAATATAAGTGTATTACGAATACCTTTTTCAATTGCGGATGCAAAGATACGACACTTTTTTGAATTGACAAAATGATGCTGTAAATATTTTTAATAAAAATATATTGCTTTGATAATGAGTGTATTTTGTGTATAGCATATTTTTTTTGTAAAATAAAAAATGAAAATACAACATTTAATTAGCGGAACTGTTATTTATTATTGTGTTACATTCCGTTGATTTATGAAATCGCCGCATTTAAATTACAATTATTTTTTTTCAGGAATAAAAAACAATACATTTCGTTCACTTCGTCATCGGAATTATCGTTTGTATTTTTACGGACAAAGTATTTCCGTTACCGGAACCTGGATTCAACGTATAGCTACGCCTTGGTTGGTTTACCGTTTAACTGATTCCGCTTTAATGTTGGGAATAATTGGTTTTGCTTCTCAAATCCCTACATTTTTTATTTCGCCTTTTGCGGGAGTAATTGTAGATAAGATGAGCAGATACAAAATAATGATTCTCACGCAAACCTTATCCTTAATACAGGCGGCAATATTAGCGGCGCTTTACTTGACAGATGCCATTCAAATTTGGCATATTATTGCCTTAAATCTTGTTTTGGGAACAATTAACGCTTTTGATGGTCCTGCGAGACAATCATTTATTATCGATATGGTAGAAGGAAAAGAGGATTTACCTAATGCCATAGCTTTGAATTCGGCAATGTTTAACGGCGCGCGTTTGATAGGACCGACTGTTGCAGGGATTCTTATCGCATTTACGGGTGAAGGAGCTTGTTTCCTGATTAATGCGTTGAGTTATGTGTTTGTAATAATTTCTCTTTTAAGAATGAAAATACCAAGCATAGAAAATCGCCTGAGGCAGATAAATGTATACAGAAATTTGAAAGAGGGATTTTCTTACACGTTTCATTCCATTCCTATTCGTGCTGTACTGATAATGCTTTCAGTCTCGAGTCTTACGGCAATGCAATATGTAGTGCTGATGCCTGTTTTTTCCAAAGAAATATTACACGGGACTTCGCGTACTTTTGGTTTTTTGATGGCTGCTTCAGGCGTAGGAGCGTTGATGGGGACACTTACATTGGCATCAAGAAACAGTGCGAGGAGTCTTGAGAAGATAATACCTGTAGCAACGTCTTTATTTGGTTCTGCATTAATATTTTTTTCCTTTTTCCATAATTTCTTTTTGGCATTGAGTATGATGTTGTTAGCAGGAGGAGGAATGATGCTTCAAATGACGTCCAGTAATACGTTGATACAAACTATTGTAGAAGAAGACAAACGAGGAAGGGTGATGAGCATTTATAATATGGCTTTTATGGGGACGGCACCTTTTGGGGCTTTGTTTACGGGTTGGCTTGCAAAACAAATAGGTGTTGCGCATACGCTGATGTTTTGCGGAATACTTATGCTATTGGGCGCTTTAATTTATCTTTATTTTTTACCAGGGATAAAAAAATCAGTAAATGAAGTTTTTTCAAAAACGGAAAGATAAAAAGAAAAGCTCGCTGAATGCGAGCTTTAATTAGTTTTATGTAGCAAAAACATTACAGCAACGCTTCAATTTTTGATTGAAAAACAGATTTTTGAGTAGCCCCAATTTGTTTGTCTACTAATTTTCCATCTTTGAAAAATAAAACGGTAGGAATATTTCGAATGCCATATTCATTCGGAGTATCAATATTTTCATCTACATTCAATTTTCCAATTTCAACTTTGTCCGTATATTCTGCAGCGAGTTCTTCCAGTATGGGTCCAATCATACGACAGGGTCCGCACCATTCCGCCCAAAAATCCACCACGACCGGTTTACCTGAGTTTATCACGTCTTTAATGTTTTCGTCTGTAAATTCTTTTGCCATAATATTCTATTATTTTTATGTTATTATTTTTAGTTTTTATAACGTTGTAACCCGAAAAATGTTTGGAATGATTTTAGATTATTATTTATAAGAAGAATAAGTGTTTCATCCTAATAGTTTTAATCAGCTCATTTCCACTTTATAATCCAAAATTTCTTCTTCCTTGGCTCTTTTCAGATATTGATACATTGCAGAATTTATTTTTATACTGTGATGACGAGCAAAAAGTGTTACTTTTTCAGAACTAAAAAAATCTTTTACTTCCACATACACATTTACATCTCCTTTGTTTTCTAAAATAGCATCAGTTAATTCCATTACCACATCATTATCTAATTTTTGTAATGAAAGTGAAATTTTAATCCGTTTTACCGCTTTTCTTATATCTTTAATCGGCATCATTTTCACAATTTTCATTTCCAGTTCCGGTTTCACATTCGGATCGGGTTTGT
The genomic region above belongs to uncultured Paludibacter sp. and contains:
- the trx gene encoding Thioredoxin-2; this encodes MAKEFTDENIKDVINSGKPVVVDFWAEWCGPCRMIGPILEELAAEYTDKVEIGKLNVDENIDTPNEYGIRNIPTVLFFKDGKLVDKQIGATQKSVFQSKIEALL
- a CDS encoding conserved membrane hypothetical protein (Evidence 4 : Unknown function but conserved in other organisms), with translation MKSPHLNYNYFFSGIKNNTFRSLRHRNYRLYFYGQSISVTGTWIQRIATPWLVYRLTDSALMLGIIGFASQIPTFFISPFAGVIVDKMSRYKIMILTQTLSLIQAAILAALYLTDAIQIWHIIALNLVLGTINAFDGPARQSFIIDMVEGKEDLPNAIALNSAMFNGARLIGPTVAGILIAFTGEGACFLINALSYVFVIISLLRMKIPSIENRLRQINVYRNLKEGFSYTFHSIPIRAVLIMLSVSSLTAMQYVVLMPVFSKEILHGTSRTFGFLMAASGVGALMGTLTLASRNSARSLEKIIPVATSLFGSALIFFSFFHNFFLALSMMLLAGGGMMLQMTSSNTLIQTIVEEDKRGRVMSIYNMAFMGTAPFGALFTGWLAKQIGVAHTLMFCGILMLLGALIYLYFLPGIKKSVNEVFSKTER